Proteins from one Leptonema illini DSM 21528 genomic window:
- the kdsB gene encoding 3-deoxy-manno-octulosonate cytidylyltransferase — protein MGKVLGVIPARYGSTRFPGKVLAKIGTYPMIRYVYEAAKQAKGLDHLVIATDDERVREAVEAFGGECLMTSEEHKSGTDRLAEVAEYYKDYDILVNIQGDEPGIEPELIDGVARMKIENPDWEMTTAARPFKPGEDPLQPNRVKVVMTRSGRALYFSRSLIPFPRNKVDRPVYLHLGIYAYQRDFLMRFHTLPASGLEDAESLEQLRALENDHSIGVFITEASLPGVDTPEDLAAITGIFKSKGLLR, from the coding sequence ATGGGAAAGGTTTTAGGAGTGATACCGGCAAGGTACGGTTCGACCCGGTTTCCGGGAAAGGTTCTTGCGAAGATCGGAACGTATCCGATGATCCGATATGTATATGAGGCGGCGAAGCAGGCGAAGGGCCTTGACCATCTTGTCATCGCCACCGACGACGAGCGCGTGCGCGAGGCCGTCGAGGCCTTTGGCGGCGAATGCCTCATGACATCCGAAGAGCATAAAAGCGGCACCGATCGTCTGGCCGAGGTGGCCGAGTATTACAAGGATTACGATATTCTTGTGAATATCCAGGGCGACGAGCCCGGCATCGAGCCCGAGCTGATCGACGGCGTAGCGCGCATGAAGATCGAGAACCCGGACTGGGAGATGACGACGGCCGCTCGTCCGTTCAAGCCGGGTGAAGATCCGTTGCAACCGAATCGCGTGAAGGTTGTGATGACGCGCAGCGGAAGGGCGCTGTATTTCTCACGTTCGCTCATCCCCTTCCCTCGTAACAAGGTGGATCGTCCGGTCTATCTGCATCTGGGAATCTACGCCTATCAGCGTGACTTCCTCATGCGTTTTCATACGCTGCCCGCCTCGGGCCTTGAAGATGCCGAGTCCCTCGAACAGCTGCGCGCCCTTGAAAACGATCATTCTATCGGCGTTTTCATTACGGAAGCTTCGCTGCCCGGCGTGGATACGCCCGAGGATCTGGCGGCGATTACGGGAATCTTCAAAAGCAAGGGCCTTCTTCGTTGA
- a CDS encoding TMEM165/GDT1 family protein produces the protein MDWRSLIIVFWSVFLAEIGDKTQLATMMFSAEGRDPYIVFIGSAVALILAAGIGVVAGNWLSTRIDPSYIKMVAGAGFIIIGVWTLFSR, from the coding sequence ATGGATTGGCGTAGCCTTATCATCGTATTCTGGTCGGTCTTTCTCGCAGAGATAGGCGACAAAACGCAGCTTGCAACCATGATGTTCTCGGCAGAGGGTCGAGATCCTTATATCGTTTTTATCGGATCGGCCGTCGCCCTAATTCTTGCTGCGGGCATCGGCGTCGTCGCCGGTAACTGGTTGAGCACCCGCATCGATCCGTCTTATATCAAGATGGTGGCGGGGGCCGGATTTATCATCATCGGGGTATGGACGCTTTTCTCTCGTTAA
- a CDS encoding fructosamine kinase family protein produces MNTGTLERQLEKALNDRHSSPGLSVLRSTIQFHSSSLFPLFRWQVHLSDGSAPVYALKQVNGLQMTLSEADGLAMLATHGARTPSVVGVLSASDDAAEGPASKREMGSEGGADRQGVYYLAMQFIEHRAVDRLLAKEDLLGSLQRLYSFSAEAFGYQRFNYVGSLEQRNGLHVTFEEFWWQDRIQPMLALCQSMGRLRGLAEVRIEQTIHRCIERLDLASERPTPVHGDLWSGNVLFSGSEAYLIDPSVAYSLPEQDFAMLELFGSPLTMDDYRSLRDIPVDLLKRRIEFFQLYPLLVHVALFGGSYERQALQLLERIASA; encoded by the coding sequence ATGAATACCGGCACGCTGGAGAGGCAGCTTGAGAAGGCTCTGAACGACAGGCATTCGTCGCCGGGCCTGAGCGTTCTTCGCTCTACCATACAGTTCCATTCGAGCTCACTCTTTCCGCTGTTTCGCTGGCAGGTTCATCTGTCGGATGGCTCCGCCCCGGTGTATGCCCTGAAGCAGGTGAACGGACTGCAGATGACCCTGAGTGAGGCCGATGGTCTGGCCATGCTTGCCACGCACGGCGCGCGAACGCCGTCGGTGGTCGGTGTGTTGTCGGCCTCTGACGATGCGGCAGAAGGTCCTGCAAGCAAAAGAGAGATGGGTTCAGAGGGAGGCGCAGACAGGCAGGGCGTCTATTACCTTGCGATGCAGTTTATCGAACACCGCGCCGTCGATCGCCTTCTTGCTAAGGAAGATCTGCTCGGGTCGCTGCAGAGGCTCTATTCTTTTTCAGCGGAGGCCTTTGGTTATCAGCGTTTTAACTATGTCGGCTCACTTGAGCAGCGCAACGGTTTACATGTAACGTTTGAGGAATTCTGGTGGCAGGATCGCATTCAGCCGATGCTTGCGCTATGTCAGTCGATGGGCCGCTTGCGAGGGTTAGCCGAAGTCCGGATCGAGCAAACGATACATCGGTGTATTGAAAGGCTGGATTTAGCGTCTGAGCGCCCGACGCCCGTTCACGGCGATCTCTGGAGCGGCAACGTTCTCTTTTCGGGAAGCGAGGCCTACCTGATCGATCCGTCGGTGGCGTATTCTCTTCCCGAGCAAGACTTCGCCATGCTGGAGCTCTTTGGAAGCCCGCTTACGATGGACGACTACCGGAGCCTGCGCGATATTCCCGTTGATCTACTGAAAAGGCGCATCGAGTTTTTTCAGCTGTACCCGCTGCTTGTGCATGTCGCCCTTTTTGGCGGATCGTATGAGAGGCAGGCGTTGCAGCTGCTCGAAAGGATCGCCTCCGCGTAA
- the hemC gene encoding hydroxymethylbilane synthase, giving the protein MFRIATRGSDLALAQTEYIQARLESLGYKTEQLIVKTTGDVNLAPFALASGDERKGLFTKEIEDALLAGEADIAVHSYKDLPSVSVPELMIAAIPQRLDSRDYFIFKKKDQVSDTFPYIRADARIGTSSVRRRSQLLHLLPALQVMELRGNVPTRVRRLFEEGGPEGILLSGAGVQRLIEQKRFVEEHLLEQLAIMPVDVETLVPAPAQGTLAVQCRVADSAARDALAKLHDSSLAEILSVERGVLAALEGGCHLPLGIQAHARDGFVEASVYLGKEFLKTRYPYTVQFTRRHAEPAVLREFLIAELKDASTPLYVFGKKDRMQSLSDSYKEARCIGVIETRPLLERLPELPDQTVIGCFSADAVRLIEQLDARWFKNLTFVWGVPGEKTAEMLLQRGVRSQQIVIGDDGTGAGLARSLLAARESRLVGRRIVGLSAAAGREEFYDIISAGGFQPERVEAYATEAIEIPASTIASIQDDAFLVFGSPSSFHAFAASLDRVKRDWSKGWRICSIGKTTSEAIRLYSQERGVAHLSEPYMTAVEPDYDRIIKQILGR; this is encoded by the coding sequence ATGTTTCGCATCGCAACCCGTGGATCTGACCTTGCCCTCGCCCAGACGGAGTATATCCAGGCCAGGCTCGAATCGCTGGGCTATAAAACAGAGCAGCTCATCGTGAAAACGACGGGCGATGTGAATCTTGCGCCTTTTGCCCTGGCCTCCGGAGACGAGCGCAAAGGACTTTTCACGAAAGAGATCGAAGATGCCCTGCTTGCCGGCGAGGCTGACATTGCCGTGCACTCTTACAAGGATCTGCCTTCGGTCTCCGTTCCTGAATTGATGATCGCCGCTATTCCGCAACGGCTCGACTCCCGCGACTATTTCATCTTCAAAAAGAAGGATCAGGTCAGCGATACGTTCCCCTATATCAGAGCCGATGCGCGGATCGGAACATCCTCGGTGCGCCGTCGCTCGCAGCTGCTTCATCTATTGCCGGCCCTACAGGTGATGGAGCTACGCGGTAACGTACCGACCCGTGTGCGACGACTCTTCGAAGAAGGCGGGCCTGAAGGCATTCTGCTTTCGGGGGCCGGAGTGCAGCGCTTAATAGAACAGAAGCGCTTCGTGGAAGAGCATCTGCTCGAACAGCTGGCCATCATGCCCGTCGACGTCGAAACGCTGGTTCCGGCGCCGGCACAGGGAACACTCGCCGTGCAATGCAGGGTTGCCGATTCGGCGGCGCGGGACGCGCTTGCAAAGCTGCACGACTCTTCACTGGCAGAGATCCTATCCGTAGAGCGTGGGGTGCTGGCCGCACTTGAAGGCGGATGCCATCTGCCTCTGGGAATCCAGGCCCATGCACGGGATGGATTCGTCGAAGCGTCCGTCTATCTCGGAAAGGAGTTCTTGAAGACGCGTTATCCGTATACCGTGCAGTTCACGAGACGGCATGCCGAGCCGGCGGTGCTGCGTGAATTCCTGATCGCCGAGTTGAAGGATGCTTCGACTCCACTCTATGTGTTCGGAAAGAAGGATCGCATGCAGTCGCTCTCCGATTCGTATAAAGAGGCCCGCTGCATCGGCGTTATCGAGACGCGGCCCCTTCTGGAGAGACTGCCCGAGCTACCCGACCAGACCGTCATCGGATGCTTCAGCGCCGATGCAGTGCGCCTGATCGAGCAGCTTGACGCACGCTGGTTCAAGAATCTCACGTTTGTGTGGGGAGTGCCGGGCGAGAAGACGGCCGAGATGTTGCTACAGCGTGGTGTGCGTTCGCAGCAGATCGTCATCGGCGACGACGGCACGGGCGCCGGCCTTGCGCGCTCGCTGCTCGCTGCCCGTGAGAGCAGACTTGTCGGCCGACGCATTGTCGGACTCTCGGCCGCCGCCGGTCGCGAAGAATTCTACGATATCATCAGCGCCGGTGGATTCCAGCCCGAACGCGTAGAGGCCTATGCAACTGAAGCGATTGAAATCCCCGCATCAACGATTGCTTCTATTCAAGACGATGCTTTTTTAGTATTTGGAAGCCCGTCCTCGTTTCATGCCTTCGCAGCTTCGCTCGATCGTGTAAAACGGGATTGGTCAAAGGGCTGGCGTATCTGTTCGATCGGCAAAACGACAAGCGAGGCCATTCGTCTTTACTCACAAGAAAGAGGGGTCGCTCATCTTTCGGAGCCCTATATGACGGCTGTAGAACCGGATTATGATCGAATCATCAAACAGATTCTCGGACGCTAA
- a CDS encoding amidohydrolase family protein: MPSLFFDAHLHIIDPRFPISKNQGFLPDPYTVDDYRQALADLETLVTPVGGAIVSGSFQGFDQSYLLDALEILNAVEVQEARGSQYVGVTQIPYDYPDTGIMSLHRQGVRAVRFNLRRGGSESADHIEVLSRRVYELAGWHVEFYIDTAELDDGLIERLLALPQIVVDHLGLSEAGLPPLLRLVEGGARVKASGFHRGDLNWLAAMRQIHAVNPDALMFGTDLPGTRAPMPFQRADLERLLDAFAEDVLQRILYENARALYRLG; encoded by the coding sequence ATGCCTTCTCTCTTCTTTGACGCGCACTTACATATAATCGATCCGCGCTTTCCTATTTCGAAAAACCAGGGATTTCTGCCCGATCCCTACACCGTCGACGATTACAGACAGGCGCTGGCCGATCTGGAAACGCTTGTTACTCCGGTCGGCGGTGCAATCGTATCGGGTAGCTTTCAAGGCTTCGATCAATCCTATCTGCTCGATGCGCTTGAGATTCTCAATGCCGTTGAGGTACAGGAAGCTCGCGGGTCGCAATATGTCGGCGTCACCCAGATCCCCTATGATTATCCAGACACTGGCATTATGTCGCTTCATCGCCAGGGTGTGCGAGCCGTGCGCTTTAACCTGCGCCGTGGCGGATCAGAATCAGCCGATCATATTGAAGTCCTTTCCCGGCGCGTGTATGAACTGGCAGGGTGGCACGTGGAGTTTTATATCGATACAGCAGAGCTCGATGATGGGCTGATCGAGCGGCTGCTGGCGTTGCCGCAGATCGTCGTCGATCACCTTGGATTGTCTGAGGCCGGACTGCCGCCTCTTCTGCGCCTTGTTGAAGGAGGCGCCCGTGTGAAGGCGAGCGGATTCCATCGCGGAGATTTGAACTGGCTGGCCGCAATGAGGCAGATTCATGCGGTGAATCCCGATGCACTGATGTTTGGGACCGACCTGCCGGGTACTCGAGCGCCGATGCCTTTTCAGAGAGCCGATCTGGAGCGCCTTCTGGATGCCTTCGCCGAGGATGTGTTGCAGCGCATTCTGTACGAGAATGCGCGGGCGCTCTATCGGCTGGGTTGA
- the mnmG gene encoding tRNA uridine-5-carboxymethylaminomethyl(34) synthesis enzyme MnmG, which translates to MNEQNPVIPSRFDVVVVGGGHAGAEAAYACAKGGLQTVLISMNLDTLGQMSCNPAIGGIAKGHMVREIDALGGIMGRVIDETGIHFKMLNRSKGPAVWAPRAQAEKKAYQNVVKWTLEETPNLSLRQDTVNSLLIENDAVVGVVTGRGHEIAGRAVILTTGTFLNGLIHIGEYQAKSGRISESSAIGLSDCLAHYGFALGRLKTGTPPRVLKKSIDFSKTEVQPPDEIPQPFSYATQAIRQQQIDCYITYTNAEAHRLILDNLDRAPMYSGQIQSTGPRYCPSIEDKVVRFTDRERHHIFIEPEGIRTGEVYLNGVSTSLPEEIQWKLIRSCRGLEEAEIMKPGYAVEYDYVDPRELGPDLQTKKIRHLYFAGQINGTTGYEEAAAQGLMAGINVLRSLRGEAPFVLSRGEAYIGVLVDDLVYKGVEDPYRMFTSRAEHRLLLRQDNADRRLMKYGHELGLITDDDFARMVDRYARIEGIRKKIYATGMRPLPEFDALLAEKGIPRTDQMFGKTVDSFLRRPEVQLEDVQVFVPEVMQLDEDHRRILEMEVKYEGYVKREMENIERREKARQIVIPADFDYDSLTAMKKEAREKLKRLRPVDLDAASRISGVDPPDIDLIHMRLLQLSGRNA; encoded by the coding sequence ATGAACGAGCAAAATCCTGTTATTCCGTCACGCTTCGACGTCGTCGTCGTAGGCGGTGGTCATGCCGGCGCCGAGGCCGCTTATGCCTGCGCTAAAGGCGGACTGCAAACCGTACTCATCTCGATGAATCTCGATACGCTCGGCCAGATGTCGTGCAACCCGGCCATCGGCGGTATTGCCAAAGGGCACATGGTACGTGAGATCGACGCCCTCGGCGGCATCATGGGTCGCGTCATCGACGAGACGGGCATCCACTTCAAGATGCTCAATCGCAGCAAGGGTCCGGCCGTATGGGCGCCTAGAGCCCAGGCCGAAAAGAAGGCCTATCAGAACGTCGTGAAGTGGACGCTTGAAGAAACGCCGAATCTAAGCCTGCGCCAGGATACGGTTAACTCTCTGCTCATCGAGAACGATGCGGTGGTCGGCGTCGTCACCGGTCGCGGCCATGAGATCGCGGGCCGGGCCGTCATTCTGACGACGGGCACCTTCCTGAACGGCCTGATTCACATCGGCGAGTACCAGGCAAAATCGGGTCGCATCTCTGAATCGTCGGCCATCGGCCTCTCGGATTGCCTTGCTCATTACGGCTTCGCCCTCGGCCGTCTGAAAACCGGCACGCCTCCACGCGTTCTCAAAAAATCCATTGACTTTTCAAAGACGGAGGTGCAGCCTCCCGACGAGATTCCGCAGCCCTTCTCGTATGCGACACAGGCGATCCGACAACAGCAGATCGACTGCTACATCACCTATACGAACGCAGAGGCCCACCGGCTCATCCTCGATAACCTGGACCGGGCGCCCATGTACTCGGGACAGATCCAGAGTACCGGACCGCGCTACTGCCCGAGCATCGAAGATAAGGTCGTGCGCTTCACGGACCGAGAGCGACATCATATCTTTATCGAGCCCGAAGGCATCCGTACCGGAGAGGTCTATCTAAACGGCGTCTCGACGTCGCTACCCGAAGAGATCCAGTGGAAGCTCATCCGTTCCTGCCGCGGTCTTGAAGAGGCTGAGATCATGAAGCCCGGCTATGCGGTCGAATACGACTATGTCGATCCGCGCGAGCTCGGTCCCGATTTGCAGACGAAGAAGATCCGCCATCTTTACTTCGCCGGACAGATCAACGGTACGACGGGTTATGAAGAGGCCGCCGCCCAGGGCCTCATGGCCGGCATCAATGTGCTGCGTTCGCTGCGCGGAGAGGCGCCCTTTGTGCTTTCGCGAGGGGAGGCCTACATCGGCGTCCTTGTCGACGACCTCGTGTACAAGGGCGTCGAAGATCCCTACCGTATGTTCACGAGCCGCGCCGAGCATCGGCTGCTGCTGCGACAGGATAACGCAGATCGTCGGCTTATGAAATACGGGCATGAGCTCGGCCTGATCACCGACGACGACTTTGCTCGCATGGTCGATCGCTACGCGCGCATCGAAGGCATTCGGAAAAAGATCTATGCGACCGGCATGCGCCCGCTTCCCGAGTTCGACGCGCTGCTGGCCGAGAAAGGCATCCCCCGTACGGACCAGATGTTCGGTAAGACCGTCGACTCGTTTCTGCGCCGTCCCGAGGTGCAGCTTGAGGATGTTCAGGTCTTTGTACCCGAGGTGATGCAGCTCGACGAGGATCACCGACGCATATTAGAGATGGAAGTGAAATACGAAGGCTACGTGAAGCGCGAGATGGAGAACATCGAGCGTCGGGAGAAGGCACGCCAGATCGTCATCCCCGCAGACTTCGACTATGATAGCCTGACTGCTATGAAGAAGGAGGCGCGTGAAAAGCTGAAGCGTCTGCGCCCGGTCGACCTCGACGCCGCCTCGCGCATCTCAGGCGTCGATCCGCCCGACATCGATCTCATTCACATGAGGCTACTTCAGCTGAGCGGCCGCAATGCCTGA
- a CDS encoding alpha-hydroxy-acid oxidizing protein, with amino-acid sequence MKRSLIIIGGGMLQLPLIRTARRMGLSVIVFDMDPDAVGMKEADMAVRMSTRDIDGCVREAKKLRQTIQVHGVITAGTDASRAVAAIAGALELPGIRYSAAEAASNKVLMRKTLRRHGVPIPDFYSVWSLKEARDALDELGCPAVLKPAENMGARGVIKIRSREELQRAYRHTKKYATTGELILEEYMEGPELSVDALAWNGQIRMTGIADRIITNEPYFIEIGHNMPSALSPAILAEAEEVMKAGMRALEIHTGAGKGDLKVTPKGVMVGEIAARLSGGWMSSHTFPLHSGIDLYRAAIRIALSEEPGDLDPVHDFVCIERGMLSAPGKILSIEGIEAMRAVPGVEEVIITKPVGSVMQPITSNIDKVGHVILRGRTLAEAEASAAAAFAHLQIAVDDTFSVDWKQVEQKARERFGESVCWVCKACDGTNCASSVPGMGGVGSQASFIDNSVALSEYKILPRYIREFVTPQTGLELFGRHLEHPIMIAPMTGATTNLGDAISEEELARHLVQGTRETGSIGWVGDGASINKYHSIYGVLKEQDGFGIAILKPRADTDALLQRIDEATEGGFVAVGMDIDAITFRTLALRGQKGMARSFAAIEELCRRTSLPFILKGIMNPDDARAAVDAGVAAIVVSNHGGRVHEELPGTARVLPEVVAAVAGRIPVLVDGGIRSGSDVFKMLCLGANAVLVGRPAVIAAVGGGLPAVKVLLQRYAVELRQTMELCGVLSLRDAGPSYLKRIKEPGESSSGAAGSSSKDRTQAT; translated from the coding sequence ATGAAGCGCTCTCTTATCATCATTGGCGGAGGCATGCTGCAGCTTCCGCTTATACGCACCGCCCGTCGCATGGGGCTTTCTGTCATCGTCTTCGACATGGACCCGGATGCCGTGGGTATGAAAGAGGCCGACATGGCCGTGCGCATGAGCACCCGCGACATCGACGGATGTGTGCGCGAGGCGAAAAAGCTGCGTCAGACGATTCAGGTGCACGGCGTCATCACGGCAGGCACCGATGCCAGCCGTGCCGTCGCCGCCATCGCCGGAGCGCTCGAATTACCGGGCATCCGCTACAGCGCCGCCGAGGCCGCTTCGAATAAAGTTCTCATGCGCAAGACATTGCGGCGGCACGGTGTGCCCATTCCCGATTTCTATTCCGTATGGTCGTTGAAAGAGGCGCGGGATGCCCTGGATGAACTGGGCTGTCCGGCCGTGCTCAAGCCGGCCGAGAATATGGGTGCTCGCGGCGTTATCAAGATTCGCAGCCGTGAAGAGCTGCAGCGCGCCTACAGACATACAAAGAAATATGCGACGACGGGGGAACTGATCCTCGAAGAATACATGGAAGGCCCGGAGCTTTCGGTGGATGCTCTTGCATGGAATGGACAGATCCGCATGACGGGCATCGCCGATCGAATCATCACCAATGAGCCCTATTTCATCGAGATCGGCCATAACATGCCGTCTGCCTTGAGTCCGGCTATTCTGGCCGAGGCCGAAGAGGTGATGAAGGCAGGCATGCGTGCGCTTGAGATTCACACAGGAGCGGGCAAGGGCGATTTAAAAGTCACACCGAAAGGCGTCATGGTCGGCGAGATTGCAGCCCGTCTTTCAGGCGGATGGATGAGTTCGCACACCTTCCCTCTGCATAGCGGTATCGATCTGTATCGCGCAGCCATCCGCATCGCACTTAGTGAAGAGCCGGGCGATCTTGATCCGGTGCATGACTTTGTCTGTATAGAGCGTGGTATGCTCTCTGCTCCGGGTAAGATCCTTTCCATCGAGGGCATTGAGGCGATGCGAGCCGTTCCAGGAGTCGAAGAGGTCATTATAACGAAGCCCGTCGGCTCGGTGATGCAGCCGATCACAAGCAACATCGATAAGGTCGGCCATGTGATTCTGCGAGGACGCACGCTTGCCGAGGCCGAGGCTTCTGCCGCTGCTGCCTTTGCGCATCTGCAGATCGCCGTCGACGATACCTTCAGCGTGGACTGGAAGCAGGTGGAGCAGAAGGCACGGGAACGCTTTGGCGAATCTGTATGCTGGGTCTGCAAGGCCTGTGATGGAACAAACTGCGCAAGCTCCGTTCCTGGCATGGGGGGCGTCGGTTCGCAGGCATCGTTCATCGACAACTCTGTTGCTCTTTCGGAGTATAAGATTCTTCCGCGCTACATTCGAGAGTTCGTCACTCCACAGACCGGGCTTGAGCTATTCGGACGTCACCTTGAACATCCGATTATGATCGCGCCCATGACGGGGGCGACGACGAATCTGGGGGATGCTATCTCAGAAGAAGAGCTTGCCCGACACCTCGTGCAGGGCACCCGCGAGACGGGATCGATCGGCTGGGTTGGCGACGGAGCGAGCATCAACAAGTATCATTCTATTTACGGTGTACTGAAAGAGCAGGACGGGTTTGGAATCGCCATCCTCAAGCCGCGGGCCGATACCGATGCGTTGTTACAGCGCATCGATGAGGCCACAGAGGGCGGCTTTGTTGCGGTGGGCATGGATATCGACGCCATTACCTTTCGCACGCTCGCACTGCGCGGACAGAAGGGCATGGCTCGCAGCTTTGCCGCTATTGAGGAACTGTGTCGGCGCACTTCCCTGCCGTTCATATTGAAAGGCATTATGAATCCGGACGATGCACGGGCCGCTGTGGATGCGGGAGTGGCCGCTATCGTCGTTTCAAACCATGGCGGTCGGGTGCATGAAGAGCTTCCCGGAACGGCGCGCGTGCTGCCCGAGGTTGTGGCGGCGGTGGCAGGACGCATTCCTGTTCTTGTCGATGGAGGCATCCGCTCTGGTAGCGACGTTTTCAAGATGCTTTGCCTTGGGGCGAATGCGGTGCTTGTCGGTCGCCCCGCTGTGATTGCTGCGGTCGGGGGTGGCCTGCCCGCCGTGAAGGTGCTGCTGCAGCGCTATGCCGTTGAGCTCCGTCAGACGATGGAACTCTGCGGTGTATTGTCGCTTCGAGATGCCGGACCGTCCTATCTGAAGCGGATCAAAGAGCCGGGCGAAAGCTCATCGGGCGCTGCCGGATCTTCTTCGAAAGATCGGACTCAAGCAACCTGA
- a CDS encoding RsmG family class I SAM-dependent methyltransferase: MSFLEDLNPAADRTILELFDGQAIESFYSFLREKNDIGGFFSKGDFERIADRHLYESLAYVARIMSLKGVSRETKILDAGSGPGLPGYLFTCLKEPPYVTLLDSSRRRLSLLEEFHRSLPPERLQRLKGRVRFQYARAEESKGDYDIVTARALIPFPFNAILLRHLLKGQMALATGPSPVTPESEKLLQQFGLMVEESCPLAELDFIGERHLLLLRKKNRTSTLQPVPWKTIQGLRAASEK, translated from the coding sequence ATGTCTTTTCTTGAAGATCTGAATCCGGCGGCCGACCGGACGATTCTCGAACTCTTTGATGGGCAGGCGATCGAATCGTTTTACTCCTTCTTGCGTGAGAAGAATGATATCGGCGGGTTCTTCTCAAAGGGCGATTTCGAGAGGATCGCCGATCGTCACCTGTATGAGAGCCTGGCCTATGTGGCCCGCATTATGTCCCTGAAAGGTGTTTCACGTGAAACAAAAATCCTCGATGCAGGCAGCGGGCCGGGGTTGCCAGGCTATCTGTTTACCTGCCTGAAAGAGCCTCCTTATGTCACGTTGCTCGACTCGTCCCGTCGGCGCCTATCACTGCTGGAGGAGTTCCACCGTTCGCTGCCCCCGGAGCGCCTGCAACGGCTGAAGGGACGAGTGCGCTTTCAGTATGCCCGCGCCGAGGAAAGCAAAGGCGACTATGATATCGTAACGGCCCGGGCGCTCATCCCCTTCCCTTTCAACGCCATTTTACTGCGCCATCTTCTTAAAGGACAGATGGCGCTGGCCACCGGCCCCTCGCCTGTCACCCCGGAATCAGAAAAACTGCTGCAACAGTTCGGTTTGATGGTGGAAGAATCTTGCCCGCTGGCCGAACTGGATTTTATCGGTGAACGGCATCTGCTTCTGCTACGGAAGAAGAACCGCACATCGACGCTTCAGCCCGTTCCGTGGAAGACCATTCAGGGACTGCGGGCCGCTTCAGAGAAATGA
- a CDS encoding ParA family protein, with protein MAQIIAIANQKGGVGKTTSTINLAAALGRLGKSVLIVDLDPQGNASSGLGIDIHKTERTIYEILLEEYSVAECIVESAEKGVQIVPSNVNLSGIEVDLLESENRNHRLKGYLDPVRNRFDVILIDCPPNLGILTLNALCAADGVIIPLQTEYYALEGITQLVKVIQMVQKSLNPALALTGVLLTMYDQRTNLSRMVVDDVRGHFQDAVFQTIVPRNVKLSEAPSFGQSILIYAPDSPGAAAYQGVAEELVKRI; from the coding sequence ATGGCGCAGATAATCGCTATTGCCAACCAGAAAGGCGGAGTCGGGAAAACGACCTCCACGATCAACCTCGCCGCCGCTCTCGGCCGCCTCGGTAAGTCGGTGCTCATCGTCGATCTTGATCCGCAGGGCAACGCCTCCTCGGGACTTGGAATCGATATTCATAAGACGGAGCGCACGATCTACGAGATCCTGCTTGAAGAGTATTCGGTGGCCGAGTGCATCGTGGAGTCGGCAGAGAAAGGCGTGCAGATCGTTCCGTCAAACGTCAACCTCTCGGGTATTGAGGTGGACCTTCTGGAAAGCGAGAATCGCAATCATCGCCTCAAAGGGTATCTTGATCCGGTTCGCAATCGTTTCGACGTCATTCTTATTGATTGCCCGCCGAACCTCGGTATCCTCACGCTGAACGCCCTCTGCGCTGCGGATGGCGTCATCATCCCGCTTCAAACCGAGTACTATGCGCTCGAGGGGATCACACAGCTTGTTAAGGTGATTCAGATGGTGCAGAAGTCGTTGAACCCTGCCCTTGCGTTGACGGGCGTTCTGCTCACCATGTACGATCAGAGAACGAATCTGTCTCGCATGGTCGTCGACGATGTGCGCGGACACTTTCAGGATGCGGTCTTTCAAACGATCGTGCCGCGTAACGTGAAGCTCTCCGAGGCGCCGTCGTTCGGCCAGAGCATCCTGATCTATGCGCCCGACAGTCCGGGTGCAGCGGCCTATCAGGGCGTCGCCGAAGAGCTGGTGAAGCGCATCTGA